The following proteins come from a genomic window of Lemur catta isolate mLemCat1 chromosome 4, mLemCat1.pri, whole genome shotgun sequence:
- the IL1R2 gene encoding interleukin-1 receptor type 2 isoform X1: MQSCRLHGVGSQISTFCVLQKLSGTMFGLYMLMMGASAFTIRPEAHTVAAGNCQYRGRHYKRELRLEGEPVALRCPQMPYWLWASASPHVNLTWRKNDSAGTIPGEEETRMWARDGVLWVLPALQGDSGTYICTARNASHCDEMSIELRVFENAEASLPLISYPQYLTLSTSGMLVCPDLSEFTRNKTDVKIQWYKDSVLLDQDGEKFARVRGTTRLVVHDVSIEDAGYYTCAMVFTHGGRQYNITRSVELRVRKRKEETIPVIISPLKTISASLGSRLIIPCKVFLGASTPLTTMLWWKANDTHIESAYQGGRVTEGPRQEYSENNENYIEVPLIFDPVTREDLNTDFQCVVLNNWSFQTLRTTVKEATSTFSWGIALAPLLLVFLVLGGIWMHRRCRHRTGKAYGLTALKTGCQDFQSYPT, from the exons ATGCAGAGCTGCAG GCTACATGGTGTTGGATCTCAGATCTCTACTTTCTGTGTCCTCCAGAAGTTGTCAGGAACGATGTTTGGCTTGTACATGTTGATGATGGGTGCTTCCGCCTTCACCATTCGGCCTGAGGCGCACACAG TGGCTGCAGGAAACTGCCAGTATCGTGGCAGGCATTATAAACGGGAACTAAGGCTGGAAGGGGAGCCTGTGGCCCTGAGGTGCCCGCAGATGCCGTACTGGTTGTGGGCATCTGCCAGCCCCCATGTCAACCTGACGTGGCGTAAAAATGACTCTGCTGGGACGATACCAGGAGAAGAAGAGACTCGAATGTGGGCCCGGGATGGCGTCCTTTGGGTTCTGCCAGCCTTGCAGGGGGACTCTGGCACCTACATCTGCACTGCCAG AAATGCCTCTCACTGTGACGAAATGTCCATTGAGCTCAGGGTTTTTGAGAATGCAGAAGCTTCCCTGCCGTTGATCTCATACCCGCAATATTTAACCTTGTCAACCTCTGGGATGTTAGTGTGCCCTGACCTGAGTGAATTCACCCGTAACAAAACTGACGTGAAGATTCAATGGTacaag GATTCTGTCCTTTTGGATCAAGATGGTGAGAAATTTGCAAGAGTGAGGGGGACCACTCGCTTGGTCGTGCATGATGTGTCCATAGAGGATGCGGGCTATTACACCTGTGCCATGGTGTTTACCCACGGAGGCCGGCAATACAACATCACTAGGAGTGTTGAGCTACGCGTCAGGA aaagaaaagaagagaccATTCCTGTGATTATTTCTCCTCTCAAGACCATATCAGCTTCTCTGG GGTCAAGACTGATAATCCCGTGTAAGGTGTTTCTGGGAGCCAGCACACCCTTAACCACGATGCTGTGGTGGAAGGCCAACGACACCCACATAGAGAGTGCCTACCAGGGAGGCCGTGTGACCGAGGGACCGCGCCA GGAATATTCTGAAAACAATGAGAACTACATTGAAGTGCCACTGATTTTTGATCCAGTCACAAGAGAGGATTTGAACACGGATTTCCAATGTGTTGTCCTTAATAACTGGAGTTTTCAGACACTACGCACCACAGTCAAAGAAG CCACCTCCACGTTCTCCTGGGGGATTGCGCTGGCTCCCCTTTTGCTGGTCTTCTTGGTTTTGGGGGGAATATGGATGCACAGACGATGCAGACACAGAACTGGAAAAGCATATGGTCTAACCGCGCTGAAGACTGGCTGTCAAGACTTCCAATCCTATCCCACgtaa
- the IL1R2 gene encoding interleukin-1 receptor type 2 isoform X2, with amino-acid sequence MFGLYMLMMGASAFTIRPEAHTVAAGNCQYRGRHYKRELRLEGEPVALRCPQMPYWLWASASPHVNLTWRKNDSAGTIPGEEETRMWARDGVLWVLPALQGDSGTYICTARNASHCDEMSIELRVFENAEASLPLISYPQYLTLSTSGMLVCPDLSEFTRNKTDVKIQWYKDSVLLDQDGEKFARVRGTTRLVVHDVSIEDAGYYTCAMVFTHGGRQYNITRSVELRVRKRKEETIPVIISPLKTISASLGSRLIIPCKVFLGASTPLTTMLWWKANDTHIESAYQGGRVTEGPRQEYSENNENYIEVPLIFDPVTREDLNTDFQCVVLNNWSFQTLRTTVKEATSTFSWGIALAPLLLVFLVLGGIWMHRRCRHRTGKAYGLTALKTGCQDFQSYPT; translated from the exons ATGTTTGGCTTGTACATGTTGATGATGGGTGCTTCCGCCTTCACCATTCGGCCTGAGGCGCACACAG TGGCTGCAGGAAACTGCCAGTATCGTGGCAGGCATTATAAACGGGAACTAAGGCTGGAAGGGGAGCCTGTGGCCCTGAGGTGCCCGCAGATGCCGTACTGGTTGTGGGCATCTGCCAGCCCCCATGTCAACCTGACGTGGCGTAAAAATGACTCTGCTGGGACGATACCAGGAGAAGAAGAGACTCGAATGTGGGCCCGGGATGGCGTCCTTTGGGTTCTGCCAGCCTTGCAGGGGGACTCTGGCACCTACATCTGCACTGCCAG AAATGCCTCTCACTGTGACGAAATGTCCATTGAGCTCAGGGTTTTTGAGAATGCAGAAGCTTCCCTGCCGTTGATCTCATACCCGCAATATTTAACCTTGTCAACCTCTGGGATGTTAGTGTGCCCTGACCTGAGTGAATTCACCCGTAACAAAACTGACGTGAAGATTCAATGGTacaag GATTCTGTCCTTTTGGATCAAGATGGTGAGAAATTTGCAAGAGTGAGGGGGACCACTCGCTTGGTCGTGCATGATGTGTCCATAGAGGATGCGGGCTATTACACCTGTGCCATGGTGTTTACCCACGGAGGCCGGCAATACAACATCACTAGGAGTGTTGAGCTACGCGTCAGGA aaagaaaagaagagaccATTCCTGTGATTATTTCTCCTCTCAAGACCATATCAGCTTCTCTGG GGTCAAGACTGATAATCCCGTGTAAGGTGTTTCTGGGAGCCAGCACACCCTTAACCACGATGCTGTGGTGGAAGGCCAACGACACCCACATAGAGAGTGCCTACCAGGGAGGCCGTGTGACCGAGGGACCGCGCCA GGAATATTCTGAAAACAATGAGAACTACATTGAAGTGCCACTGATTTTTGATCCAGTCACAAGAGAGGATTTGAACACGGATTTCCAATGTGTTGTCCTTAATAACTGGAGTTTTCAGACACTACGCACCACAGTCAAAGAAG CCACCTCCACGTTCTCCTGGGGGATTGCGCTGGCTCCCCTTTTGCTGGTCTTCTTGGTTTTGGGGGGAATATGGATGCACAGACGATGCAGACACAGAACTGGAAAAGCATATGGTCTAACCGCGCTGAAGACTGGCTGTCAAGACTTCCAATCCTATCCCACgtaa